A region from the Triticum aestivum cultivar Chinese Spring chromosome 3D, IWGSC CS RefSeq v2.1, whole genome shotgun sequence genome encodes:
- the LOC123077002 gene encoding uncharacterized protein, translating into MAALRLASALRRLPARTGQLGSKQVVLPPLAGRTALLARARSLPHLPAAVRRFSDKSKGDLLDRAATVIKEGKVISRDITKGIEGLEDLIGRQLDVCSIELSATIRRQIRHSLEEASQVPWGHLGIQALAFLSVGGVLAYGGGTHLFNKFSAEVKKITDDAMIEAEKRAKELAKTEWAKETAQLYIDQGMKSITLYSLFFGRKVEGEKAKKTFFSRFFGRKEKDKKEEEEEVKK; encoded by the exons ATGGCTGCCCTCCGCCTCGCCTCCGCCCTCCGCCGCCTGCCAGCTCGCACCGGCCAGCTCGGCTCCAAGCAGGTCGTCCTCCCGCCTCTCGCCGGCCGCACCGCCCTCCTCGCACGCGCGCGCTCCCTCCCTCACCTCCCCGCCGCCGTCCGTCGTTTCTCCGACAAGAGCAAGGGGGATCTCCTCGACCGCGCCGCCACCGTGATCAAGGAAGGGAAGGTGATTTCCCGTGACATCACCAAGGGAATCGAGGGTCTTGAAGATCTTATCGGACGGCAGCTTGACGTGTGTTCAATCGAGCTCTCGGCCACGATAAG GCGTCAGATTAGGCACAGTCTGGAAGAAGCTAGCCAAGTTCCGTGGGGGCATCTGGGTATCCAGGCCTTGGCGTTTCTATCTGTAGGAGGGGTTCTCGCTTACGGAGGGGGCACACACCTCTTCAACAAGTTCAGCGCGGAGGTCAAGAAGATAACTGACGATGCCATGATCGAAGCGGAGAAAAGGGCGAAGGAACTTGCAAAAACCGAGTGGGCCAAGGAGACAGCGCAGCTATATATAGACCAGGGTATGAAGAGCATCACGCTGTATAGCCTTTTCTTTGGACGGAAGGTGGAGGGAGAGAAGGCCAAGAAGACATTCTTTAGCCGTTTCTTTGGGCGGAAGGAGAAGga